AGATTTATAACATGGCACGGCACTAAAGACGAGACGATCAGTCCAGTTAAAATAGTGAGGATGAATGGAGGCTCCGAGAGAACGCCTTCTCCTTCGGTTTGACCCTCTGAACGCTCCTTGTCGCTGCCTTCTGTCCAGGTAACAACCGAGAGGAGGATGGTGCACCACAGGGAGGAGGACCTGATCGGGATCCCCTTCCCCAACCACAGCAGCGACGTCCTCTGCGGCCTCAACGAGCAGCGGCGCGCCGGGCTGCTCTGCGACGTCGTGCTCGTCGTCCGGGACCAGGAGTACCGGACCCACCGCTCGGTGCTGGCCGCCTGCAGCCAGTACTTCAAGAAGCTCTTCACGGCGGCCGCGGCCGACGGCGGCGACCACCGCCACCACGCGGCGACGGTGTACCAACTGGACTTCGTGGCCCCGGATCCCCTCACCGCCATCTTGGAGTTCGCCTACACGTCCACGCTGACCGTGACGGCGTCCAACGTCAAGGAGATCCTGAACGCGGCGCGGATGCTGGAGATCCCCTGCATCGTCAACGTCTGCCTGGAGATCATggacagcggcggcggcgggaggagagcggaggacgacgaggaggaagaggaggaggaggaggaagaggaggaggaagaggaggacgagggctcGAGGAAGTACGAgcgggaggacgaggaggacgacgtCAGCGAGGGGTCGCTGCGGACGTCGGAGAGCAGGGGCGAGCGGACGCCGCCGGGGGCGGGGGGCTCGCCGCCGCCCGGCACCTCCGAGTACCGCCAGCAGTTTGACCGGCGCCGACCGGCGTCTCCGTCTCCGGACGCCGCGAGAGGCAAACAGGTGAATACTTTGAAAAATTctgttaattaccttcgcattgaaaatgcggaaggttatgttttgatcgctgtgtatttatttatttatttatttatttattcatttatttatttatttgtatgcgtgttactcgcataacacaaaaagttttaaaccgaatcgcatgaaatgtggtgggatgattggttattatccggggaccatttgattatattttgggatcaatcgggtcaaagttcaaggtcaaggtcatggaaaagtcaaaatcttctttttaccatagcacggtcaatctttatccaatttgcatgcaactaacgccaacatgttcataattcaatgcccaaaaaaagaagaaacacgtTTAAAGTTCTCACGCGGATGATGCCGTGTTGTGTTGCAGGAGAGTCCGGAGAGTCGGACGTTGAAGGATTTCTCCATCGAGTCGCTCCTCCAGGAGAGCCTCTACCCCCGGATGTCCGCACTGGACCGGAGGGTCAgcttctctcccctcctgccCGGCTTCTACCCCTCCATGTGGGCCGCCGAGTTCCCGACCTTCCCCAAGCTCCTGACCCCCGCCCACCACCAGCATCCCCACGTCGGGGCTCCGCAGCAAACCAGGCCGCCCCGCGTCTTCCCCGCTCCGCTCGACGCCTCGAGGCCCCTCGATCTGGCGGCCAAAAGAGGGATCGTaaaggaggaggtgaaagaggaaaTCCCGCTCAGTCTGCTCCACGGCGACTTCCTGAAGGAGTTCGTGAGCTCGggcctcggcggcggcggcgccgccaACGCCGGGTCGCTGCAGTCGGAAGCTCGCGCTCTGGGTCCCATAAAGGACGAGGCCGACTTCCGGTCGTACCtgagcttcctgagctccgcgtCCCACCTGGGGGCGCTGTTCCCTCCctggcagctggaggaggagaggaagatgaagcccAAAGCGTCGCAGCAGTGTCCGATCTGCAACAAGGTCATCCAAGGGGCCGGGAAACTGCCGCGACACATGAGGACGCACACGGGGGAGAAACCCTACATGTGCACTATCTGTGAAGTCCGGTTCACCAGGTATGTGGAGAGCGTCGTCGTGTTAACGGGCCGCACAGACATCCTCTGGAGATCCTCCTGCGTTTTGACTTCAAAGCACCGGGTTGTTCACGGGAAAGTAGCCCGTGCTCTTTTGACTGAGGTTAATGTGTTTTCACCAAATCTGAATATCAAAGAGCTCAAAGTGGAAAGCCCCTTCCGCTGGTTTCTTCGCGTTCGTGATGTCACTCACCAACATCCGCCCGCTTTGCCATATTTTCCACCTTTAAATGTTGTCAGTTGAGACAAATCATCTGTTTTTAAAACTCACTTGTATGTGCACGAGAAGATCTAAAAACGCAAAGAGAAGCAATATTGCAATGTCCGTGTTCCCCTTTCCTTCATGTTAACACAACGTGTAAAAACATGCGGTTTTGTTCTTTTCCCAGACAAGACAAGCTGAAGATCCACATGAGGAAGCACACGGGCGAGCGGCCCTACATCTGCCTCCACTGCAACTCCAAGTTCGTCCACAACTACGACCTGAAGAACCACCTGCGTATCCACACGGGCGTCCGGCCGTACCAGTGCGAGCACTGCTACAAGAGCTTCACGCGCTCCGACCACCTCCATCGGCACATCAAGAGGCAGAGCTGCCGCATCTCGCGCCCCAGGAGAGGCAGGAAACCGGCCGCTTGGCGCTCCACGCCCACCGGCGGCTTCCTGTGCCCCCCGACCGCCGCCCCCAGCCGCTTTGAGGAGAGCGGGTTCAGCCCGGCGTACCAGAGAGTCAAGAGTCACGGACTTGGAGAGATGCTCGGCGACAGGGGTCCGGGCCTGAAGGAGGACCGgcgagcagaggaggagaaggccggagcagggaggcagaggggggtGTTTGCCTTCGCCTTGGCCGGAGAAGAGGCGCTCAGCCACTCTCCGTTCTACGCtgcgacctctgacccctggacCATGAGACTGGAGCGCGCTCCGCCCATCCCCGAGGCGGCCAAGTGAGCTGTGGTCTGTGggaggaaaacacacaaaaagacaagaAAGAAAGTCTCTTGAACCTCCGGGTCTGTTTCGGGTCCCGGAGGCGAAAggcaccttttttaaaaagcgaCAGTGAATCTTTTGAAGCCTGCTGAGTCGAAAAACagacttgtatatatatatttttttttttcatggtcaGACAGTCTAATTAAATCATTTCAAAGATGTCATGTTCAAAAATTGTTTACAAATATTTCGAGCACTTAAGAGGAGGGAAACAGTTTGACGCTGCGAATGAGGAAAACATATCAAAATGCTGTTATCAATAATATTTGCATTATTCATCCACAAGGTTGTCTAAAATGCTATTAATTCTAAAAATGAATAAGCAAGATGCGATGAGGCTTTTATACTGAAAAGTGTTGGTATGCAGTCAAATATAAGATCTTTTGAAATTATTACAATGCTGAATTATTGATTgtgataaatgtaaaataaaagatTACATAGGCAAAAATAGTCAAACATTAATTTGtagaaacgtttttttttataacattGCAGTCTCACAACGAATGGGAAGAGAAGTAGAGATAAATTTATAAAATACGATTTAAATAGGTTTATATATACCAATCACagtgagttttattttgaaaagttgtGTTTTAAGTGTTAGAAAAGGACCAAtgctttaaatataaataaaacattaaattgTTTATTAGAGCAGGGTGTAGTCTGGCACATGTCCTGTAAGTATGTTTAATCCTGACATTGTTATTTCATGATATTCCAAAACAAAGGGAACCCACTTGAAGTCtaataaataaggacatttgtTATTAGCCTTTCACTGCCTTGTTCTGATTTAAGCTCCTCGTCTGCACTATtgtacatagacacacactttTTGGCCATGGTGTTGTTAATTACGGTTACGTTGCTGatgtacaaaatatatatatattgatcttAAAAAGGCACCCATCCAAAGATGTGTACTTTGATATTTCACAGACTTGAATACgattttgttttaatgtttatgaATATGTGTCTTCAGAGGATATGCATATTTTCTGTCGCTTCAGCTATACGGTATGCTTGTGTTTTCTCTGCTGCAACAAATCAAGAGGGTTTAAGCCCCGTTTTTCATATAATGTCCATCTCTGATTTGTGTATAAAGAAGtttaaaaaattatttgaattgaaATGGGAAAGTATTTTCTTGCTATTTAtgcatatttaaatgaatgagCCTTGGCTATattttgcaaatctgttttaTAAAGACACTAAATGTTGAACTTTGCTCTTCTTTGGGAGTATTTTGTTTGCGTAAAATGACCgcgttgtgtgcgtgtgcatgtttgtgtgtattttgaggACCAATTTGAGATTCGACATTGACAGTGAAGACATTTTTCGGTATATTTTGGTCGCTTTTACTTCTCTAAGGCATTGCTCAAGGTGAAGTCTTGGTTTTAAGGTATTAAGTTGCGATGTTAGGCCCAAGAGCAAGATAATCTATTGCTAGTGAGGATCTtaactatggaggacttaaaatgactcaagtaaaaataaatctccccagctcatttgaatataatgacacgtaaatgtcacgcataagtaaatgaagaaatacgtgtggacacacaaatagagacataaataaatgaagaaatatgtgtggacacataaatagagacataaataaatgaagaaatacagaaatgtagaaatacatttatttaatgatgtcctgttgagttataacttatatttattcattcctgtatttatttatacatgtattcatttatttatttatacatttattcttgtattaatttatacatttatttaagcatttatttatttattcctgtatttatttatttatttaaacatttatttaagcatttatttatttattcctatatttattcatgcatttatttatttatttatactttagtcATTTCAAGTCCTCCATACTTAACAAGGGGATAAAATATATTAGATAATAAGATTACAAATCACCAGTTTGCAACTATTCCATACTTCAGTTTGGGTAAATAACAGTAATATGACAATAACACCAACAGACATTGTGCTGGTTCTAACTGGTTCTAACTGGTTTCCTCCCCATGGGTATGGGGTCATGTTAACCCAGCATTGAGTCGGCGCCACATTAAACCAAATTGGGTCAAACGTAACCCATTGATTTGTTTGACGTGTCGATTCTTGTCTGAAACGTTTCCCATAAACGATGCTACATCTGCAAAATGAAAAAGGTAAGGAAcactatttactttattttcatgGAACATAATTTACCATGACTCGCATCAATCTGAGAGTCttggatatgtatatatacacacatatatgtacatctatatacaggactgtctcagaaaattagaatattgtgatgaagttctttattttctgcaatgcaattaaaacaaaaatgtcatgcatttctggattcattacaaatcaatgaaatatttgcaagcctttttatctttttaatattgtgattatggccagcttaaaaaaaaacaaaaatatcctatcttaatattagaatatcaaaaaaaaaaatactaatgggggtaaacaaatcacttgatgTGTAATTTTAACTCGAACAAACAtgcagggtttcctgagccttgacaaacactcagctgttataaatcttttttttactttggtctgagtcacaatattctaattttctgagacagtcctgtatatacacacatatatgtacatatatatatataatatatatatatgtacatacactaccgttcaaaagtttgggatcacttagaaatgactttatttttcaaagaaaagcactgttttttcaataaagataacattaaattaatcagaaataccctctatacattgttaatgtggtaaatgactattctaggtggaaacgtctggtttctaatgaaatatctccagaggtgtatagaggcccatttccatcaactatcactccagtgttctaatggtacattgtgtttgatcattgccttagaagactaatatctgattagaaaacccttgtgcaattatgttagcacagctgaaaacagttatgctggtgatataagctatacaactggccttcctttgagcttgaagtttgaagaacaaaattaatacttcaaatattaatcattatttctaaccttgtcaatgtcttgactatattttatattcatttgataaataaaagtgtgatttttcatggaagacacgcaattgtctgggtgatcccaaacttttgaacagtagtgtatatatatatattatatatatatataagtacatctatatatatatagatgtatatatatacacatatatgtacatatatatatatatatatatatcatcttaAGAGTTAAGACTGTAGGAGACGAAGAAGTTACACAACAACGTGGATGTTAAAAAGTGAAGTGAAGTGTGTCCACTACCTGCCACTGTGTTGTAGTTCACTCCCACACAAGGAGCGAGCTCCACAGCTGGAGGCTGAGAGGTGAATATTATGATGTATTCACTGTGATGTGAGGTCGCACACTGGCTGACATCCCTGCTGAGGCCAAAAACAGTAGATATGAAACACACATTTGTCCTGAATATAATGATAAACTGTGGAGAGTGCACATAACATGTTCGAGGATGAGATACGGACACCTGGACACATAAGGATAATACAAATATTGCCAATTATCCAATTCACTCTCAGCAAGTGACCATAAAGCAAGTTGAGAGTGTTTTCCTAACATTGTGTTACAACACTCTTGTTTGTGCTAATTTCATTGGCAGTGCTTTATACTGGTCTGTTTCTTTGGCCTGACCTCTAGTGGAGAATAAGTGGTACTGTGACTGGTCTTGTTTATATTTcctaatattaaaagaatatccCAAATCATGTTCATCTGACAAAATGTCTAACGCTGATGTTGAAGTGACAAAAAAGCACATTAGAAAACACTGCTGTTGACATTTTTACTATTTTAAAAGAGTTCCCACTCAGTAACTcattaaagtaattaaatatCACTGACTTTTTATCGTGATATGACTTCTTCCCTCTAGGTGGCGCTATAGACTTAAGTTTGACAAGGATGAAATTGACTTCAGATTTCCAAGgtcattcatatttcatgaggAGCATTAAAACGATTCACGAAAACATGTGTTTAAAAATTCTGCTGCAAGTCTATAAAATCAGCTGAGGACTTAAAATAAAGGGCCTGTggtgaacgttttttttaagACTCACATTCAGAACGAACCACATCCTCTCATGTGGGGCAGAGACGGtctgcagctgcttcctgttggcTTCTCTTATTCCTTCACTCAGGGTTTATGAAGGCAGTGGCAGCCGTGCATCTTCTACCTGGGCCTTAGGAACAACCTGATGACCTCATTATGACGCCACGCTATATTAGTATGTGTCTTGTGTAAACACCtcatctttaaatatatataataaaaacaacaccagACAGATTAACACAACGCTAGTGCAGatgtaaaaacagaaaaagcagTCAACTCATCAAATGATTTTCACCTAAATGCAACAATCTGAAGTTGAGTATGTAacttttgttttactttatttcttttattacttttttactactttttattttaaaaattacttttttattactttttttacttttcattactttttcattacttttttaactgtttgtactttttattacttatttagtttttgttacttttttattttttatttatttttactttttcattacatttttgacttcattgtttttaaatttttcattACGTTTTGACTTCATTACTTTTTGATTTTTGATTACTTTTTTATCACTTTTTGTTACtttttgattattatttatatttacttttttaaaattacttttattacatttttactttttcattacatttttactttttcattactttttcattacttttattacttttttactacttttttacttttattactttttttactttttcattacttttttacatgtattacatttttactttttcattacttttttattactttattactttttcattacttttttacttttcattacttttttattccttgtttactttttaattatttgtttacttttattaccTATTTACTTTTGTATAACTTTTTTCCTTTTACTATATTCTGGGCTGTTTGTGAGGTCTACAGTGGACATGctgtaaaatttaaaatttaaataattttcaaaatgtttaaattgtaagatgtttatttaactttaaataGGTAGGAAATCTAAAAAATAAGAATTTGGAAGACACTATTTCCCCTCGATTCCCAGGAGGATACGGCTGAAATTCAGAGGCGTTTGCATAGTTCAAGAACTCTCTGTCATGGCATCGTTGTCATATACTCTTTATGACTGGATATGGTTTTCCTCCTAGGAAGAAGTTAATCAGGTTGTATTGACTTGGAACAACCAGAGTCCGTCAAGTCCACAACTCACGATCACCTCATGGACGTCCCTCCAGACTGCAGCAGACTCAGATgcatggaggcggagcctgtttgCACCCTGTGGACCTGGAGAAGGTTCAAGTCTGCCttgtagagtgtgtgttcaaCGATTTCCATATCTGTGTGAACCTAATGTCAGAGTAAaatctaaaattaaaaaatgatgtGTTTGAAACAGTGAACCTGTATATCAAATTTTAAAAATCTCATAAAAAATGAATAAGatctgaattatgaacatttcgaGCCCTGtgtcacatttttaaatgttttttattaaatgtgacaTCCAGCAGTTTAGCTGCATGGATCCTTAATGCCTGAGACTCACTGTTGTTTTTCATTCTCTAAATTGTATTTGACGAACACATTTTCCACCACAAAACAACAGAGGACAACTAAGTGCACAATGTTAAAACATCTGCATTACTTTTCAATATCCTGTAGCACTTTGTTCCATGAGTGGGATATGACAGCTGTGATGACACTTAGCTAATCTTGATTACAGAGCTATGTTGAGTCTGATGTAACGTTAGCCCCCTGTGGAAAACACATGCAACGGCTGCATTAACAgcaatgttattatttatttagctacATAATGTTGGACTGATTAAAAGATTGTATATCTAACATCTAACATTTATAACATGTCGTTTGCATGAGAACTTTTTATCTCATGAtattgaattttttattttttttccacagctacattttcattttatttttctataaCTTGTGGGAATGGGCTTCCATAAATTCCGGATGCATCCTAAACTCAAAGCCAAATTCATTTGTTTTAaggacagggttcttacacattttgaccaatggatttccaggactttaaaccaaatttccatcaccaaactgaaatctaggtataaacatgaaaaatttagaaaatgtgtattgagagcgtacgccggctaaTATTTTGAGtctatctttaaaaaaacattaattatttcaaactcggcgtaaatgaacatgtgatcataacacatttccatgacatttcctaaacttttatgatttaagttttttccatgacttttccaggtctggaaatgaccattttaaaattccatgacttttccaggttttccatgaccgtacgaaccctgtaagtAGAAAGATGCCCACACGGCTCACGTACCCCTCAAATGACTTTTGAATATTTGACACAAAATGAGAGCGTTGTCTTCTGTCCCCAGTCACATCATTTACAGGACATGAGGAAGGGATCATTACATTGTCAGTACGAACACGAGGGATGAAAACATGCACTCCTGTTCTTACAAGCACCTGACGACTGTTGAAGAACTGTTGGAGCCAAGAAGAAAGATTTTAtagacattataataataataataataataataataataataataataactttatttatatagcacctttaaaaacaatgtttacaaagtgttccacggagagtcaaagcaaaacaagtggaatagcaagaaaccaatattacatttaaaagtatatattaaaattaaaattaaaaataaaaattaaaaataaattaaaaataaattaaaaacagagaaactaaattaggggaaccaacgttctgcataaaaagactagatcacttaaaagctgttctataaaaatgggttttaagtgatttaaaagaagtaatataatatacattgtTCGTCccaatatgaattattataacTAAAGCAGGGTTGGCACCACTTTCGTCTTAATTTCTTGATTTGAAATACTTCTGGATAACTTTCGCTGCAGGCTGGCTGACTGTCTTCTTCTGCTTATTGGAGCTTGTAAAACAACTGACTGGCGCATTACCGCCACCAAGTGGTGGGAAGTGATATTGTACCGGAGCCTCTCATTGATAACAGTCATATCTCTGGTGTCTTCGATTGATAACTTATAATGTCCCATGGTTCAGAATCACTGGACTACTCGACCATGTTACAACTTCCGGTCACCAAACTACATCTCCCATCCCATGTGTACATATGTGGAGTCTTCAACCTCATAAAACATGTCAGACGATTTATCTTTGgacattttgagtcctccagcTTGCATCATGATGACAAGATTGCAGATTTTCTCTTCACGTCATTTGCTTGTGCATTAccacaaataaaatgtcaatCCAATCTTTCAAAATATCACCTTTCTGTGAGCTGTCTGGTGCTCGTCAGTAAGAGATCGCAGCAACCGGACTTTGAGTCACAGCCAGACAGTTAGATGTGGACAATTTACACCCACAAGAGAAattgtaaaatgtgtgtgtgtgcatgtgtgtgtgtgtgtgtgtgtgtgtgtgtgtgtgtgtgtgtgtgtgtgtttgtgtgcgttggCGTGCACATGACTTCCCCCCCAACCCTCCTGAGGTGTGACTTCCTGACCCATTAACCTGCAGTCCAGTCTGGGTTCCTCTCCCTGTCGTCACCACCCTGATGACCCTCTCAGGCCCAtgttggtacacacacacgttattgcTTGGTCtggctgtgggtgtgtgtgtgtgtgtgtgtgtgtttgcattatgCTAGGACACACACCATGTCACTAATGGATATCCTCTGAGGAAGCTGTGACAATGCAGCTATAACAAAGTCTGATGCTCTCTGTGGGGCTCCTGAGGGCCGACGAGGAAACACCTTAAGAACAAAGGGCTTGGAGGAGCAACGTCCGTCTGTCACGACATCTAAAAGAGGAACGAAATCCATGACATAACTAGAAAGTAGCTTTCTGATGTCAGTGCTCCAAATATGTAAATGCTGATGGAAAACTATCAGAGTATTATTAGAATTCAAAGAATTTATTGGTGTGGATTTATTAAAACCCTTCAGATTTACTAACATCGTTTACCcattaaacctccagaaaatcattagaattaatattgtttcccaagtgtaagtgtcaggtactttatgtttgtttgttgacgacctaaatagccctttaaataataaaaaaatacacaaccaAAACCAATGTttgtaaaaaagttgatatttaccttcgcattgaaaatgcggaaggttatgttttgatcgccatgtatttatttatttatttatttatgtgtatgcgtgttactcgcataactaaaaatgtattaaaccgaatcgcatgaaatttggtgggatgattggttattatccggggaccatttgattagattttgggatcgatcgggtcaaaggtcatggtcaaggtcatgaaaaggtcaacatcttctttttaccatacactcaaaaaaacgattcaagcccttcttagaggtgacacatttaaatattgtttgatacatttaaataaatcaattacaaaacgaagatatttattttgaatgtgtgtaacacaaaatgtatgaatactttcatttattagatttatttaggttacactcacaaaaacgattcaagcccttcttcgaggtgacacatttaaatattgtttgatacatttaaataaatcaattacaaaaatagatatttatatttaatgggtggaacacaaaatgtatgaattatttcatttattagatttatttaggttagatggtgtgcatatcaactcaaaataaatgtgtttcattgaggactaccctttgcgcatgcgccagctgaaaatcagttgtttacaaggtgaagacactttcagggctgtatggtggtgtagtggctagcactgtcgcctcacagccagaggtctgtgggttcaattcccagtcgtggcgttccttctgtgtggagtttgcatatttagttagttagtttatattttgagttggacaaacacaaattaattttatttaatgaatatcgttattttattttagatgtatttgatacaattgagttggactaacttaattacatatTATTGGACTGATGTGCTTAATTTGAGtcggagttgcatataattattggatggaaaacctgccaacaatttaattgagttcatccaatgagtcatttctttgagtgtagcgcggaaattttttatccaattggcatgcaactaatgccaaaatgttcataattcaatgcccaatcttgtgatatgcgaaggtatgcgctctaccgagtgcccattctatttattatatgttttacacagtgaaaaacagcctg
The window above is part of the Pseudoliparis swirei isolate HS2019 ecotype Mariana Trench chromosome 15, NWPU_hadal_v1, whole genome shotgun sequence genome. Proteins encoded here:
- the LOC130205563 gene encoding zinc finger and BTB domain-containing protein 7C; translation: MVHHREEDLIGIPFPNHSSDVLCGLNEQRRAGLLCDVVLVVRDQEYRTHRSVLAACSQYFKKLFTAAAADGGDHRHHAATVYQLDFVAPDPLTAILEFAYTSTLTVTASNVKEILNAARMLEIPCIVNVCLEIMDSGGGGRRAEDDEEEEEEEEEEEEEEEDEGSRKYEREDEEDDVSEGSLRTSESRGERTPPGAGGSPPPGTSEYRQQFDRRRPASPSPDAARGKQESPESRTLKDFSIESLLQESLYPRMSALDRRVSFSPLLPGFYPSMWAAEFPTFPKLLTPAHHQHPHVGAPQQTRPPRVFPAPLDASRPLDLAAKRGIVKEEVKEEIPLSLLHGDFLKEFVSSGLGGGGAANAGSLQSEARALGPIKDEADFRSYLSFLSSASHLGALFPPWQLEEERKMKPKASQQCPICNKVIQGAGKLPRHMRTHTGEKPYMCTICEVRFTRQDKLKIHMRKHTGERPYICLHCNSKFVHNYDLKNHLRIHTGVRPYQCEHCYKSFTRSDHLHRHIKRQSCRISRPRRGRKPAAWRSTPTGGFLCPPTAAPSRFEESGFSPAYQRVKSHGLGEMLGDRGPGLKEDRRAEEEKAGAGRQRGVFAFALAGEEALSHSPFYAATSDPWTMRLERAPPIPEAAK